In candidate division WOR-3 bacterium, the sequence GCAGCGCCGGCTGGCAAAGGGTAAAAATGTTGTCTGCGAGGGCAGGGATATCGGCAGTGTGGTTTTTCCTTTTGCCCAACTCAAGGTTTTTCTTGACTGCGCGCTTGAGGAGCGGGCAAGGCGGCGCCAGAAGGAACTGGCAGGTGCGGCTCAAGGGTCTCCCCCCAGTATTGAGCAGGTGAGGCGCAATCTCGCAAAGCGGGATTTTATTGACTCCCGGCGGAGGTTGAGCCCGCTGCATCGGGTCAAGGATGCGGTGTTGGTGGATACCACCCATTTAACAATTGAGGAACAGGTCGGGGTCGTCTGCTCCCTGGCGAAGCCACTTTTACAGTGAAACTGCGTTGGCGGCTGGCATGGCTTTTGACCTATCCATTGGCAAAGATTCTCCTCAATCTCCGGGTTGAAGGCAAAAGGAATCTCAGTAGTTGCCAGGGCGGATTGATAATTGCCGCAAATCACACCTCCAATTTTGACCCCTTGATTTTGGGCTGGGCAGCGGCAAGGGAGATTTATTTCCTTGCCAAGGAGGAGCTTTTTCGTTACCGACCTTTCGCCTGGCTGATTAGAGCGTGGAATGCCCTGCCGGTGGGGAGGGGCGAAATTGACCTGCGGGCAGTCAGGCTGTGCTCAAGGGTATTGAGACACCGCCAGACACTGGTGCTCTTTCCTGAAGGGACAAGGAGCAAAACCGGTGAGATGGCAAGTTTCAAGCGCGGGGTGGGTATGCTGGCACTAATCAATCAGGTACCGGTTATACCTACCCATATTGCGGGAATGGAAAGTTCAATTGTTTCCTATCTGGTTGACCGTGACTTTGTCCGGCTCGGAATCCGAAAAAAGCCTGCTCACAGCGGCAAGATCAGGGTAAGGTTTGGGAACGCGGTGCTACCTAAAGGTTTCACAAGAGACCGCCAGGGTTATCAGGAGTTAACCGCGCTGATTGAAGAGCGGGTGCGGGCGCTTGCGGATTGAGTTATATGCCCAAGGTTTACATCGCTCAACCAACCGGGTTCTGCTTCGGGGTAAAAAGGGCAATCAGGCTGGCAGAAAACGGTCTTAAGCGTTATAGGAGGGTTTGGACATACGGTGAACTGGTTCACAACCCGCAGGTGTTAAAACAACTTTTTACCAAAGGGATAAAACCGGTGCGCCGGCTTGCTGAGGCAAAAGATGGGGTCTTGGTGATT encodes:
- a CDS encoding lysophospholipid acyltransferase family protein encodes the protein MKLRWRLAWLLTYPLAKILLNLRVEGKRNLSSCQGGLIIAANHTSNFDPLILGWAAAREIYFLAKEELFRYRPFAWLIRAWNALPVGRGEIDLRAVRLCSRVLRHRQTLVLFPEGTRSKTGEMASFKRGVGMLALINQVPVIPTHIAGMESSIVSYLVDRDFVRLGIRKKPAHSGKIRVRFGNAVLPKGFTRDRQGYQELTALIEERVRALAD